From Quercus lobata isolate SW786 chromosome 11, ValleyOak3.0 Primary Assembly, whole genome shotgun sequence:
GATAGAGGTCTTAAATTGAAATGATTTAATTCAAGTCTTTAATTGACAAATAAATACTTAATACCTACTATGAAACATTGTATAAAGTTCAAGTCTTTTGTGTGGTTTCTGATAAATTAAGACAAACACACAATAATGAATTCAAGGCCAAGGTTTTCATGGAAGACAACTaatttgtgtatatttatgtCCACTGCATTCCTTGTGATAAAGAAGGCACCTTAAAGCTACAATTCCAACTGTATAATGGACTTGGATTCAAAACTTCGAATCTCATCTACACTAAGaattaattggtgttttagttttatgataaacaaaattgattataaagCAGACGTCAATGGTAAAAATCCTATTGTTTctgaaaaagataaataaataaaatagctaGAATTccaattgaattctaatttctAACCAACTAGCCAGTAGTCACAAGACTCACAACCATAGGattattatttatgttgttTAGCTAATGGGATGCCTGCTGCAATAATAACTTAAACTTAAAAGCAATGCAAATGGGGTATATActtattagaaaaaagaaaaaaaaaaaatggatatagACTCACTCACAGGCAGCTAACTCAATCTGGGTCTGGTAAATAAAATCCAGAACTGCAGAAATCTCTTGCTCAAATTGATGAAATGGTCCACTCACAAAATTCATCTTTCTTAGCTTACAGGGTCCCTCTCCTAGCTCCATCATGGCTCCTTTATGGTTCTAATTTACCACAAACcatcaaaaacccaataacaaaattttgaaaaaaaaggaagtaaataaaataaaccaataaattaataaagctAAACCTACAAATGAAGTACCAACCGGGTTAAAGAGGTGATGAAATCCTACAGCACATTGAAGAATGCCATGAATAAGAGTTCTGGTAGGCTCTTGGGCCATGTTCCAGAGAGCTTCAAGATAGTCATGGCACTTATAGTATTCTCTGTCATTGAAGAGCATGACAGCTTCGTCAAAGCTGCAATTATCACTGGTATGATCATCATCATAGTCGTCTTCCACAGCAGAGAATCGATATGAAAGGCGAAAGGAGGAGTtgaaagagttttttttatGAGTTTGGAAGGCTTTTCAGAATGAGTCTTGGGGACATATGGAGATGGTGATGTAGAAAAGTAGGTGAAATCATTTTGAGGAGGAAAACAACGAGAGAACGATGAAAGAGGAAATATCTTCAGAGATGATGCACATGGGAACGCCATTGAGGATTAATGGtagaagaaatattttttgagtttGGTCATATTTTCCTGCTTTCGTTCGAGTAGTGTAGGTTCAGTGTTCTAAAAAATCTCCCTAGGACGTTGGACTGCCTAATTTATCAcctatctatttatttattttttggtcttaaatataaaagaaaaaaaaattaaatgagggttttaaaataaaggcaaaaacattattttagtccttatattttggtttttatattttaatagcAGTTAATTTGGGGATTATTGTCACACATGAAGCTGACATGGCTAAtgaaatgataataataagttttaataatattaaaaatgccaAGTGgaccaataataaaataacaacaaatgaaaataaacaCATCATCACCTAGCTTGCAATATGAGTGGTCTAATAAGCCGAGGGATTTTAAATGCCATATGTTAGCAATATTTAGCATCAAGCCTCAAAAATCCTCTACATCCGGCTTGCTAAACTtgtaaaattctaaatttttttacaatattgctATAGTACCGTCTTAA
This genomic window contains:
- the LOC115966370 gene encoding uncharacterized protein LOC115966370; this encodes MAFPCASSLKIFPLSSFSPFQTHKKNSFNSSFRLSYRFSAVEDDYDDDHTSDNCSFDEAVMLFNDREYYKCHDYLEALWNMAQEPTRTLIHGILQCAVGFHHLFNPNHKGAMMELGEGPCKLRKMNFVSGPFHQFEQEISAVLDFIYQTQIELAACTNDLCLTMDRSERSYQLLGGYGAGQHLYSLQSDLNQIVYIMFYPDKMALCPFHPNYIVLCPPFPN